The following DNA comes from Vicugna pacos chromosome 13, VicPac4, whole genome shotgun sequence.
TGCTGGAGATCAGTGCAGAAGATGCAGAAAGATgggagaggaaaaagaggaagaaaaacccGGATCTGGGATTTTCAGGTAAAACTGACCTTTACTTTATTGAATGGTCCTGTTAGATAAACATTGCCTTGAATGTTTCTGGTTTTAAGAAAAGACATGCCCCATAATGGAATATTCTCTTAAGAAGCTTACTcccaagaaaaatacaaaaatgtctCACAGAGCAGAAGTGAAAATGGCTGTACTTGAGTCCACTGGATCCTTTCTGTGTGGTAAAATTAAAGCCTGTATAATGAGCATCCTCAGGATAGAGGCTATGCTTAGATTAGTGTCTTGTGCATGTATTACTACTAcaaatttgatttttctctgaGTAGCGTGACCAAATAAGGAACTACGTCATTTctgattctcattttatttttagattatgctGCTGCCCAGCTTCGCCAGTATCATCGGCTGACCAGGCAGATCAAACCTGACATGGAAACGTACGAGAGACTGAGAGAAAAACAGTAAGTTGACAGGATTAATGCAAGTCCTTTCCCCTCCTGAAGTGATACTGaggtacttgtgtgtgtgtgtacacgtatgTACATAAATCCAAACATACTTCAGTGCTTAGGTACTTGGGTTATCAACAGCTGTCTAAGGATGGTTTTTGGTCTTGACgatactatttattgctcatccACAGCTGTTAAGCTGACTCCTGGTTATCTCTCTAGGGGCATTCTAAGACGGGGTGTTGAGGATTTAATGCCCAGATTATCACAGTCAGTCAGATATTTTAGGAGACAAAATGCTTTAGTGCTAGGATGGGAGAACTTCTGCAGAAAAGGACCAGATAGTGAAcgttttaggctttgtgggctgtATGGTTTGTCACAACTACTCCATTCTGCCCTTGTGATGTGAAGGCAGCCGTAGAGGAGACGTAGATGGGTGGGCTGTGTCCTGGTAAAACTGTTCACAAAAACAGATGCTATAGTTTGCTGGCCTGCTTTAGTGGAAGGAGAAATAAGCTGAGCCTAGAAGCAAGTCCTTTAGCAAAGCTCTACTCCTTGGCTCTTACATCTGTAAAACGGAGGTGTTGGAGTAGGTGATTTCTTCTGTcccttcaaattctgtattttctgtctttaaagtAAGGTAGGATCCTGCAGTAAAGATATGTAGGTATTGTATTTCTCATCATGAATGGTAGTTTAGTTTGAAATTTGAAAACGTGGAGCACTTGCAGTGTTCCTCTAAGTCCACATTGCCGTCTTTTCAGTGGAGAAGAGTTTTTCCCAACGTCCAACAGTCTTCTTCATGGAACACATGTGCCTTCCACAGAGGAAATTGATAGGATGGTCGTAGATCTGGAAAAACAGTGAGTACTCTGTGCAGCAGCCTGAAATTCTAAATGTTTAATGACAAAATGGACATAATGTGCTTAGAATGAATTGAGAAAACAGATACCATATTTGCTCATTTCTGACCTAGCATCTAGGGTGGTTTTGGGAACAGACAACTAGGATGGGTTGAGAACATATGATTTGGATGAAGATGCAAGATATTGATGGAATTGAGTTGTCaaataattgaaaattaaaaagttattctttaagatattattcttatttttactttaactACCATTCCACTCTTTGAAGAAACACAAATGTTGTAGTAAATTTACCTTTGTTATATTTGTGTTTCTTAATACTGGTAggggtgtttctttctttttggggggttggaggggttggtaattaggtttatttatttatttttttaatggaggtactgggaattgaacccaggacctcatgcatgctaagcatgtgctctaccactgagctatataccctccccctggtagGGGTGTTTCTTGATACTGATTAGGCAGAGCAAAATGAATTTATATTACAGGAGAGAATATACTTAAGTATCAAGAATAGTATTTAGTACATACTGTATACTCTGTTCATATGAGCTGTggttattattaatataattactATTGTAATTTTAAGTGATACTTCATATGTCCAGTTCCTAACAGTGCTTCTTTTAGAAGCATTTTGAAGATGAATTTGTGTTTACTGAATTTCATGGTTCATACCCAGGGTTGTGCTGTTAATTGACAGTTTCAGCTTGATCTTGATGAAAACTGGGCTTCTCTCCTACACCTCTAACCCCGCCACAAAGTGCTGGTTTAAGTGTTAATTCTATTCTTAACCATTTGGCTGTGTTTTATTAAGATTCAAAAAGAAggcaattttgtattttgtaaattACTTCCCTCTCTCAGAATTGAAAAACGAGACAAATATAGCCGGAGACGTCCCTATAATGATGATGCAGATATCGACTACATCAATGAAAGAAATGCCAAATTCAACAAGAAGGCTGAAAGATTCTATGGGAAATACACAGCTGAAATTAAACAGAATTTGGAAAGAGGAACAGCTGTCTAATCCTTTCAGGAACCGCTTTTATAAGCTTGAGAATGGAATGAAAATTTCTGCTAGCCAATATAAGTTCTCTTCAGAGTTATACCAGTAAACCAGAACTTGGTCTCTGCCTTCCcattcagcatttaaaaataaatgttttttcttaagCGTATACTTCCATGTATATTTCCACATTTTTGTGCTTGGATATCAGATGTATTTCTTGTACTTGTTTTGTAAAAATCTGCTTTGTATAAATtctaattatattatttttctatgtatttttaaatgtgtatgacTGTTTAATCTTTGAAGCATTTTGGGTTTAAGAATGCTTGCAGCATGTGTAAATGCAGTCATTGTTACTTTGAGTGCTGTTATGAATTTGATAAAATCTAGAGCTGGACTCAGGAACCATTTGGAGTTTAGACTCCAAAGCTAAGGACAGTGAGGAGAAAGGTGGTAGTGGCTACTAGCGGGTTGGCAGGCCCTCCCCATGGCTGTTTAGGGCTAAGTTCAGGAAATAGTACAACTGCCCTCCCATGAATACTGTGTAACagttccctttttaaaaagtaaatgtccTATGGAATGGAGTCCCCACTGGACAGTgtatcatttaaaacaaatatttgtatttatacattcatatatacacaGACGTACACGTACATGCTtccattccacaaacattaaaagtTTTTCTATTATAGGAAATTCCAAACATATTCAAAAGAGGACAGAATAATTCAAGTCCCATATACCGAATACCCATCTTCAGTTATCTCAACTTATGCCAATTGTTTCATCTTTATTCCTACCCACTTTCCCCTCTAACTCATGTTATTTTGAAGCAAGTACTAAATGTATAATTTCATCTATAAATACTTCAGTATATATCTGAAAGATAaaagtttgttaaaaaaaagaccacaaCACTGCTGTCACAACAAtagctttattttaataaaagtcaAGAGTGAATGGTATATTTTTTCTGTGTGCTGATAAAAATGCTAAGTACCCAATTAGGACATTCCAAATTAAGAAAAATCTGAAACTCGAgaaaatttcacaaatatttcagCCTTAGTGTTTAATGAATGTTTAATACCACTggtgattattcccattttaaatttaagtagtactttatatttctgcttattttgtttcttccagcATTTTTATGTGCGGTTAATCAGCTCTGGTCACAGGGTCTTGATGCTGCCTCTGAAAATacattgaatatatttcttttcccatttccaTTACCCAcagttcaagtctttaatcctgAGTATTAACGATAGCCTTAAAAAAGTCAAAACATTGTCTAATAGATTCTGGCAAtgtatttaaaagaataattcaCTATGAGCCAGcaagatttattttaagaatgCAGGAGTAGCTTGGAGAGCTGATAGTTGCATGTCTAGTGTCAATTTTCATTATAACCAACCAGAACCCTCATCTTTTGGGGTGAATTTGTGGTAAAACTTCCGGCTAAACATTTACTTCTCCAGACTGAGTTATTGTTACAAGTAGTCAAATGTTACAGTTCTGGCCAATAAGACAATTTATTCTGAGAAATCTTTTGCTTTCCTGATGAGGGAGTTACTGCTCCTtgctttccccttccttcttcctgcttgGATCACATACGTGAGGCCTGGTGTTGTAGCAGCCATCTCGTGCCGTGAAGTAAGAAGCATGAGGACAACAGTCAATGTGTTGAGGATGGGGGAACAGTGCTTTGGTCCCTGTTGGCATTGCTGAGCAGCTGCATCAACCCTAGATGCCTAACTCTCATCTTTTTGTTACTCACCTATGAATACATTTATGACCAATGCATGGTTCAATTTCAGGACAAATGTTATATATACAAAAACTGGAATATATTTAGACACAAATTTAATGAGAAGGTATAGGACCTATGTGAAGAAAACAAATCTAATTGAAGGAGTAAATGGGAGACTTCTACTTTCAGCCAAGATGGAGTGACAGGGAATGGATTTACCTTGCTGCTGAAACAACTGAAAAAGAAGAAGGGGAGCAATAATTTTCAAGATACTAGGAATCAAGCAAGAAAGGCTAGTGGTCCACGAAAGAGGAAACAAAGCTAGCCCTATGATCACCCCAGCTGACTGCCTTTAGAGAACTTCCAGTCTGTGGCACATGGCACGAGGACCTGGGTGGAGCCCAGTCACGCCCTTAGTTGAGGGGAGAGAGTTTAAAGTCTGGGGAGACCACAGTGGCAAGAGCTCACGGTACAGactgctggagaggagggagcacACACAACTCTGGAAGCCTGCAGAGGGTCTCTGCAAGTATAAGGCAGAGTACGTGTGTGAGGCTGAGGGGAGACCCACCTGAAAGGTTTAGAGGGAATAGCACCTGACACTCATGCGTGGCCAGAAAGAGTGGTTTTCCACCAGGTGAAATGGGAAACTTCATAATTCCTGGGGTAGGATACTGAGGTTTTTGCCTCAGTCGTGGAGAATAATTAGCCCTAGACTAAACACTGCTTGGATCTTGCCTAATAATCTTGAACGTTAAGACCTGAAAGAATCAAATGGCTTGCAAATAATTTAAATACATTCTAGAACAAAGATCGAGAATCATTTttatagaaaacacagaaatatttaatatcCAACAACATCAAATTCACAATGCCCAGTAGCTGCTCAGAGGAATGGGAGACTAGGGCTCataatgagaagaaaaatcaatcaaaactcACCAAGAACCGACACATTTGAATCAAGAGACAAGACAgtagaaaagaaatcaaaacagttACTATAATTATACTCCATGTGATCAAGAAGTTAAGAAGAGACATGAAGATATTTAAAAGACCTATATCGAACTTCTCAACATGAGAACTAAATGTCTGAGAGAAATGAGCTTCACCGA
Coding sequences within:
- the SYF2 gene encoding pre-mRNA-splicing factor SYF2 yields the protein MAAAALAEEVPVDGAEELQPAVEAEELAAQKREQRLRKFRELHLKRNEARKLNHQEVVEEDKRLKLPANWEAKKARLEWELQEEEKKKECAARGEDYEKVKLLEISAEDAERWERKKRKKNPDLGFSDYAAAQLRQYHRLTRQIKPDMETYERLREKHGEEFFPTSNSLLHGTHVPSTEEIDRMVVDLEKQIEKRDKYSRRRPYNDDADIDYINERNAKFNKKAERFYGKYTAEIKQNLERGTAV